The following proteins come from a genomic window of Edaphobacter sp. 4G125:
- a CDS encoding mechanosensitive ion channel family protein: MLHLAIALQGIPEEERLSYVLSHGWHQDILIFVRDKAPKLLGVLIITFILLRIVQFFVKRLRKRAEQQVGNFHRAAQLRTMASILRATSYGVIGFLAFLQVLTIFDIPYQPLLASAGILGVGIGLGAQSIFKDMINGIFILLEDQYNVGEVVTIAGLKGTVEDLSLRSTRLRDGDGALYVIPNSQIATVSNQSRDFSIAQLPVSVDASANPDRVMEVLRKLANDVRNDSAFKDIIISAPDILGVNEIRGREIIYPVHIRVRANQRDGVLRELRRRIILTFEKEGIPLGISGNMLIMQQKADPTTPPASTSIGA; encoded by the coding sequence ATGCTCCACTTGGCCATAGCCCTGCAAGGAATCCCAGAAGAAGAGCGCCTCTCCTATGTTCTCTCCCACGGGTGGCACCAGGACATTCTGATCTTTGTTCGAGATAAAGCCCCCAAATTACTGGGAGTTCTTATCATCACCTTCATATTGCTGCGGATCGTGCAGTTTTTTGTAAAGCGATTGCGGAAGAGGGCTGAACAACAGGTTGGAAACTTTCACCGTGCAGCCCAGCTCCGGACCATGGCCTCCATTCTCCGCGCCACATCCTATGGAGTCATTGGATTTCTCGCTTTTCTTCAGGTCCTAACGATCTTTGATATCCCCTATCAGCCGCTTCTCGCATCAGCCGGTATCCTCGGCGTGGGAATCGGTTTGGGAGCGCAATCGATCTTCAAGGACATGATCAACGGAATTTTCATCCTGCTGGAAGATCAGTACAACGTTGGAGAGGTCGTCACCATCGCCGGCTTGAAGGGCACGGTCGAAGACCTTTCTCTTCGCAGCACAAGGCTTCGCGATGGCGACGGCGCTCTATACGTCATCCCGAACAGCCAGATCGCCACAGTTTCAAATCAATCCCGAGACTTTTCGATCGCGCAGCTTCCGGTCTCTGTCGATGCCAGCGCCAACCCTGATCGTGTGATGGAGGTTCTTCGCAAACTTGCCAATGACGTCCGGAACGATTCAGCTTTTAAAGACATCATCATCTCTGCGCCCGATATTTTGGGAGTTAATGAAATCCGCGGCCGCGAGATCATCTATCCGGTCCACATCCGGGTTCGAGCTAACCAACGGGATGGTGTTCTGCGCGAGCTGCGTCGACGCATTATCCTGACCTTCGAAAAAGAAGGAATCCCCCTCGGCATCTCTGGAAATATGCTAATCATGCAGCAAAAGGCTGATCCTACGACTCCACCGGCTTCAACCAGCATCGGCGCCTAA
- a CDS encoding sodium-translocating pyrophosphatase has product MYGLSLLAMSLQEQVPLTPATGDGSNGQIWLWIALAVGILALVAAVLLARMVIAADTGTPDMQVISNAIREGAEAFLRRQYRTIGIIAVVLAVILFIGYHMSERTAPYAWKMVVSFLVGAICSAVAGYTGMYCSIRANIRTASAARTSLNRALQMALRGGAVTGLVVVALSLVGIGLLFLLFGGLENPRAVPYQLVGFGFGASLVALFAQLGGGIYTKAADVGADLVGKVEAGIPEDDPRNPAVIADLVGDNVGDCAGRGADIFESTAAENVGAMVLGAALYPVFGIKGILFPLVVHAINLIASIVGVFVVKSSEQEDPMHALNRGFYLTSTLALLGFAGAVYGMLNGPAVEPIWLLGCGVIGLATAFLFVWITEYYTESVYRPVKSIAEASLTGPATNIISGLAVGMETPALPVIVISAALLLSYYFGVRGLAGVVGISEYEKGIYGTAIATMGMLSCAAYILAMDTFGPITDNAGGIIEMSHQPHEIRERTDKLDSAGNTTKALTKGYAIGSASLAAFLLFSAYLEEIKTIVIDKVTNAGGYMPAGWSFTNINLAQVPVFVGALLGAMLTYLFSSLAIKAVGRTAQMVVQDVRAQFRENPGIMEGTSKPDYGRCVHIVTGAALREMVVPGLLAVGLPVVVGLIFRHFSSSYHASTAAYAPGTVLPVPAIAGHAVNLGGAEAVAGLLMVGTISGILLAMLMNNGGGAWDNAKKFIETGQYGGKKSEAHKAAVVGDTVGDPFKDTAGPSLHVLIKLLATITLVLAPLFV; this is encoded by the coding sequence ATGTATGGATTGAGCCTTTTGGCTATGTCGCTTCAAGAGCAGGTTCCTTTAACCCCTGCAACAGGAGACGGAAGTAACGGACAGATTTGGCTATGGATTGCGCTTGCAGTGGGAATACTCGCTCTGGTTGCAGCCGTTCTATTGGCACGCATGGTGATTGCTGCCGACACAGGAACCCCGGATATGCAGGTCATCTCGAATGCGATCCGTGAGGGAGCCGAAGCGTTTCTCCGTAGACAGTATCGTACGATCGGGATCATCGCGGTTGTTCTCGCCGTAATTCTTTTCATCGGATATCACATGTCGGAGCGCACGGCTCCGTATGCCTGGAAGATGGTTGTGAGCTTCCTGGTGGGAGCAATCTGTTCGGCAGTCGCTGGCTATACAGGGATGTACTGTTCGATTCGGGCCAATATCCGGACGGCATCCGCTGCCCGAACCAGCCTCAATCGGGCGCTGCAGATGGCACTTCGAGGAGGCGCTGTCACCGGCTTGGTGGTTGTAGCGCTCTCGTTAGTCGGGATTGGGCTGTTGTTCCTCCTCTTTGGAGGGTTGGAAAATCCCAGGGCTGTACCTTACCAATTGGTGGGTTTTGGGTTCGGAGCTTCTCTGGTCGCTCTCTTTGCCCAGCTTGGTGGCGGTATCTACACCAAGGCCGCCGATGTGGGAGCTGATCTTGTCGGAAAGGTTGAAGCCGGAATCCCTGAAGATGATCCACGCAATCCTGCGGTGATCGCTGATCTGGTTGGGGACAACGTGGGAGACTGTGCTGGTCGTGGCGCGGATATCTTCGAATCGACCGCTGCGGAAAATGTTGGCGCAATGGTCCTTGGAGCGGCGCTCTACCCGGTCTTCGGGATTAAGGGAATTTTGTTTCCCCTCGTCGTCCATGCCATCAACCTGATCGCAAGTATCGTGGGAGTTTTCGTCGTGAAGTCGAGCGAGCAGGAAGATCCCATGCACGCTCTCAACCGCGGCTTTTACCTTACATCGACCTTGGCGCTGCTCGGCTTCGCCGGAGCAGTGTATGGCATGCTCAATGGTCCGGCAGTCGAACCGATCTGGCTGCTCGGATGCGGTGTCATTGGTCTGGCGACTGCGTTTCTGTTTGTCTGGATCACCGAGTACTACACCGAGTCGGTCTACCGCCCGGTCAAGTCCATCGCGGAAGCCTCATTGACTGGACCGGCGACAAACATTATCAGCGGACTGGCCGTTGGCATGGAGACTCCTGCGTTGCCCGTCATCGTCATCTCGGCGGCTCTCCTGTTGAGCTATTACTTCGGCGTTCGTGGCCTGGCTGGCGTGGTGGGCATCAGTGAGTACGAGAAAGGCATTTATGGAACAGCCATTGCCACGATGGGAATGTTGAGCTGCGCAGCGTACATTCTGGCCATGGATACCTTCGGGCCGATCACCGATAACGCTGGCGGCATCATTGAAATGTCGCACCAGCCGCACGAGATCCGCGAACGGACAGACAAGCTGGATTCGGCTGGCAACACGACCAAGGCCCTGACCAAGGGATATGCCATCGGTTCGGCATCTCTCGCGGCATTCCTCCTCTTTTCTGCTTACCTGGAGGAGATTAAGACCATCGTGATCGACAAGGTAACAAACGCTGGCGGTTATATGCCCGCCGGTTGGAGCTTCACCAATATCAATCTTGCTCAGGTTCCCGTCTTTGTAGGAGCTTTGCTCGGAGCGATGTTGACTTACCTGTTCAGCTCGCTTGCAATCAAAGCGGTAGGCCGAACCGCACAGATGGTCGTTCAGGATGTGAGGGCGCAGTTCCGTGAGAACCCAGGCATTATGGAGGGTACATCCAAGCCCGACTATGGTCGCTGCGTCCACATCGTAACCGGGGCTGCTCTACGCGAGATGGTTGTGCCCGGGCTGCTCGCGGTCGGGCTTCCTGTTGTTGTGGGGCTCATCTTCCGTCATTTCAGCTCGAGCTACCACGCCAGCACCGCTGCTTATGCCCCAGGAACCGTTCTTCCGGTTCCTGCGATTGCAGGACACGCCGTAAACCTTGGCGGCGCAGAAGCGGTCGCAGGTTTGCTGATGGTTGGAACTATCTCAGGCATTCTGCTTGCCATGCTGATGAACAATGGTGGCGGTGCGTGGGACAACGCCAAGAAGTTTATTGAGACCGGACAATACGGTGGGAAGAAGAGTGAGGCCCACAAAGCCGCTGTGGTTGGTGATACTGTTGGTGACCCCTTCAAGGACACTGCTGGACCCAGCCTTCACGTCCTCATCAAACTTCTGGCTACCATTACGTTGGTTCTTGCGCCGCTCTTTGTGTAA
- a CDS encoding alpha-ketoacid dehydrogenase subunit alpha/beta has translation MEKKKAAEAVSGTTLTREQLVRFYRLMYLSRRTDDREIVLKRQQKIFFQISCAGHEALLVAAGMAMRPGYDWFFPYYRDRAICLTLGQTVEDQLLQAVGAADDPSSGGRQMPSHWSSPQLHIVSPSSSTATQCLHAVGCSEAGRYFSKHPEAAAKHDGDYRAFKDVAFHGDEVVYTSIGEGATSQGEFWEALNTASNEKLPVLFVIEDNGYAISTPVETNTPGGNISRLVANFPNFHFAEVDGTDPIASYNAMVEAVAWCRSGKGPAFVHGHVIRPYSHSLSDDERLYRPASELEADALRDPISRMQMWLLREGILDADAINRLERQVDEEVQRAADKAVIAPFPTPDTILKHVYSEHLTPMDSSFDRKPEITADRSERTMADLINLCLKDEMRRDDRIVVFGEDVADATRDQPLREGKLKGKGGVFKLTSGLQLEFGNDRVWNSPLAEANIVGRAIGMAVRGLKPVVEIQFFDYIWPAMHQMRNEMSVLRWRSNDGFSCPMVMRVPIGGYLTGGSIYHSQSGESIFTHTPGVRVVMPSNALDALGLLRTAIRCDDPVLFLEHKRLYRETFGRGIYPGPDYTIPFGKASIVRPGKDLTLVTYGAVVPRALQAAQKIHREKGIDVELIDLRSLSPYDWETIAESVRKTNRVIVAHEDMMSWGYGAEIAARIADELFHDLDAPVRRVAAMDTFVAYQPLLEDVILPQSQDLYEAIEKLAAF, from the coding sequence ATGGAGAAGAAGAAGGCTGCTGAGGCTGTAAGCGGAACCACGCTTACGCGCGAGCAGCTGGTCCGGTTCTATCGACTCATGTATCTGTCGCGACGGACGGATGATCGCGAAATCGTTCTCAAGCGGCAACAAAAAATCTTCTTCCAAATCTCCTGTGCAGGCCATGAAGCCTTGTTGGTTGCAGCCGGAATGGCGATGCGGCCGGGATACGATTGGTTCTTTCCGTACTATCGAGATCGCGCAATCTGCCTTACGCTGGGACAGACCGTAGAGGACCAATTACTTCAGGCAGTGGGCGCAGCGGACGATCCTTCCAGTGGTGGCCGTCAGATGCCGTCTCACTGGTCTAGTCCACAGCTGCATATTGTCAGCCCATCATCTTCCACGGCGACACAATGCTTGCACGCGGTGGGTTGCTCAGAAGCAGGACGATACTTCTCGAAACATCCTGAAGCTGCGGCAAAGCATGATGGGGATTATCGCGCATTTAAGGATGTTGCATTTCATGGCGACGAAGTGGTTTACACCTCTATCGGGGAAGGAGCGACCAGCCAGGGAGAGTTCTGGGAGGCGTTAAATACCGCCAGCAATGAAAAACTACCAGTGCTATTCGTTATCGAAGACAATGGCTATGCCATCTCAACTCCTGTAGAGACCAATACTCCTGGTGGAAACATCTCGCGATTGGTGGCGAATTTTCCCAACTTCCATTTCGCCGAGGTCGATGGCACCGACCCGATTGCCAGCTACAACGCAATGGTCGAAGCGGTGGCTTGGTGCCGCTCCGGGAAAGGACCGGCGTTCGTTCACGGACATGTCATCCGTCCTTACTCCCACTCGCTGAGCGACGATGAACGACTTTATCGTCCAGCGTCAGAGCTTGAAGCCGATGCTTTGCGCGACCCCATCTCGCGGATGCAGATGTGGCTCCTCCGTGAAGGAATCCTCGATGCGGACGCTATCAATCGGTTGGAACGTCAGGTGGACGAAGAGGTGCAGCGCGCTGCTGATAAGGCGGTCATCGCGCCTTTCCCAACCCCAGACACCATCCTGAAGCACGTCTACTCCGAACACCTCACTCCAATGGATTCCTCCTTTGATCGCAAGCCCGAGATCACGGCCGACCGGAGTGAACGGACGATGGCCGACCTGATTAATCTCTGCCTCAAAGACGAGATGCGGCGTGACGATAGGATCGTCGTGTTTGGAGAAGATGTTGCTGATGCCACTCGCGATCAGCCTCTGCGGGAAGGCAAGTTGAAGGGCAAAGGCGGAGTCTTCAAACTGACCTCTGGATTGCAGTTGGAATTTGGAAACGACCGCGTCTGGAACTCACCGCTTGCTGAAGCCAATATCGTTGGCCGAGCGATCGGAATGGCAGTTCGTGGTTTGAAACCTGTCGTCGAAATTCAGTTCTTCGATTACATCTGGCCTGCCATGCACCAAATGCGGAACGAGATGTCTGTACTGCGCTGGCGCTCGAATGATGGCTTTAGCTGCCCTATGGTGATGCGTGTTCCGATCGGTGGCTATCTGACGGGTGGTTCGATCTATCACTCTCAGTCCGGGGAGAGCATCTTTACCCACACCCCTGGTGTGAGAGTTGTCATGCCGTCGAATGCGCTCGATGCTCTGGGGCTTCTCCGTACCGCGATTCGTTGCGATGATCCTGTGCTCTTTCTAGAGCACAAGCGCTTGTATCGCGAGACCTTTGGCAGGGGAATCTATCCTGGTCCGGACTATACGATTCCGTTCGGCAAAGCGAGTATCGTCCGTCCGGGCAAAGATCTCACCTTGGTCACCTATGGTGCTGTGGTTCCCAGAGCGCTGCAGGCAGCGCAGAAGATCCATCGCGAAAAGGGAATCGACGTTGAGTTGATCGACCTTCGCAGTTTGTCTCCCTATGACTGGGAGACGATCGCCGAAAGTGTCCGGAAGACCAATCGCGTCATTGTCGCCCATGAAGACATGATGAGTTGGGGGTATGGAGCGGAGATCGCTGCGCGGATCGCAGACGAACTCTTCCACGATCTTGATGCGCCAGTCCGACGTGTGGCCGCTATGGATACCTTCGTCGCCTATCAACCTCTGCTGGAAGACGTTATCCTTCCTCAATCCCAGGATTTATATGAGGCGATTGAAAAACTCGCTGCCTTTTAG
- a CDS encoding DUF1501 domain-containing protein has protein sequence MAQFSITRRGFMKGGALALVGTSTIPSFLTRSVLAEATTAAANHKKLVVLFQRGAADGLNIVVPYREKNYYAMRPSIAIRENEVLDLNGFFGLHPSMASLKPLYDQGHLAIVHAAGSPDMTRSHFDAQDYMESGTPGVKITSDGWLNRALQAERSTEALSPFRAVALGAQVPRTLEGKVPAIAVNNLRDFSVAGRGPQASPISNAFQAMYDSSSDVMLHSTGQETFEAVKMLRAANPAKYTPASGVIYPNTQFGNSLKQIAQLLKANLGVEAAFADIGGWDTHQNQGNSRGQLANRLQEFSDSISGFWKDMGDEAENITLVTMSEFGRTARQNGTGGTDHGHANVMFVLGGQVKGGKIYGRWPGLSNEQLNEGRDLTVTTDFRRVLGEAAYRSLGAGNLDVVFPGGAVSPSGFLGILG, from the coding sequence ATGGCTCAGTTCTCCATTACACGGCGAGGCTTCATGAAGGGCGGCGCTTTGGCGCTGGTTGGAACCTCAACGATCCCCAGTTTCCTTACTCGTTCTGTCCTGGCCGAAGCGACCACCGCAGCCGCAAACCATAAAAAGCTGGTCGTACTGTTCCAACGCGGAGCCGCCGATGGCCTGAATATCGTCGTGCCCTATCGTGAAAAAAATTACTACGCCATGCGGCCGTCGATTGCCATTCGCGAGAATGAGGTTCTGGATCTGAATGGCTTCTTTGGCCTGCATCCATCGATGGCCTCTCTTAAGCCACTGTATGACCAGGGACACCTCGCTATTGTGCACGCAGCGGGTTCTCCCGATATGACCCGTTCACATTTCGATGCGCAGGATTACATGGAAAGCGGAACGCCGGGGGTAAAGATTACATCCGATGGTTGGCTCAATCGCGCTCTCCAGGCCGAGAGGTCGACCGAAGCCCTCTCACCCTTCCGTGCCGTCGCTCTTGGCGCTCAAGTGCCTCGGACCCTTGAAGGAAAGGTTCCAGCTATAGCCGTCAACAATCTAAGAGATTTCTCCGTCGCCGGACGCGGTCCACAGGCATCGCCCATCAGCAATGCGTTTCAGGCGATGTACGATTCCAGCTCAGATGTGATGTTGCACAGCACTGGGCAGGAGACCTTTGAAGCCGTAAAGATGCTTCGCGCAGCCAATCCTGCGAAGTACACGCCTGCCTCCGGCGTTATTTACCCCAATACCCAATTTGGTAATAGTCTCAAGCAGATAGCACAGCTTTTGAAAGCAAACCTTGGAGTTGAAGCGGCCTTTGCTGACATTGGTGGATGGGATACGCATCAAAACCAGGGAAATAGTCGCGGACAGCTTGCTAACCGTTTGCAGGAGTTCTCCGACAGTATCTCTGGCTTCTGGAAGGACATGGGTGACGAAGCAGAAAATATCACGTTGGTGACCATGTCCGAATTCGGGCGCACAGCCCGGCAGAACGGAACTGGGGGAACGGATCATGGGCACGCCAATGTGATGTTTGTTCTTGGTGGCCAGGTCAAAGGCGGAAAGATCTACGGTAGATGGCCCGGACTATCAAATGAACAGTTGAATGAAGGGCGAGATCTCACTGTTACCACAGATTTTAGGCGTGTTTTAGGAGAGGCCGCATATCGTTCTCTTGGAGCCGGAAATCTCGATGTTGTCTTCCCAGGGGGGGCCGTCTCTCCGTCAGGCTTTCTAGGAATCCTCGGTTAG
- a CDS encoding DoxX family protein, producing MISSLNSLQPWGAFFLRLVLGVAMVHHGYAKVVPSHGGDTFAALEHHSRLVASLGLPAWLGIVSALTEFIGGILILLGLFTRFTAFLITINMLVALIMVDRHHGYAGSEYALALLAIALMLFFYGSGACALDRKLGFS from the coding sequence ATGATCAGTTCACTCAATTCTCTGCAACCCTGGGGTGCGTTCTTTCTCCGGCTCGTGCTGGGTGTCGCGATGGTGCACCATGGCTACGCCAAGGTTGTTCCCTCTCATGGCGGCGATACTTTTGCAGCTCTTGAGCACCACAGCAGGCTAGTAGCCTCTCTGGGACTCCCTGCATGGCTGGGAATCGTTTCAGCTCTGACGGAGTTTATAGGCGGGATACTGATCCTTTTAGGGCTTTTTACCCGCTTTACAGCTTTTCTGATCACGATCAACATGCTGGTCGCTTTGATCATGGTCGATCGCCATCATGGATACGCAGGCTCGGAGTATGCTCTGGCTCTGCTGGCGATTGCCCTGATGCTCTTCTTTTATGGCTCTGGAGCCTGCGCTCTGGATCGTAAGCTGGGATTTTCGTAA
- a CDS encoding alpha/beta hydrolase: MSRRTPKTTRQTQPRTENVQGAWLLKATLVVVLAAAFCTYLTLCLLFYHGQWQIVLHPVQEKPLTTDQDHLIRFAPDSSAQPQLVGEWLPAAAGSRYGQITILFLPGGDGNRASFFGTQKALHDLGLNVFIFDYRGYGQSKQAHPSQQLMEEDSEAAWDYLTGIHKIAASSILPYGVGVGASLAVRLAEIHPEIPGVILDSPHADLREIVRHDTRWRLLPVGMLFHEDFPLAEPLSNLSKPKLLISGEREEPKAFQTAATPKITIALPSNKGELFDDAIRRFLDQYLVISTPALSGIKAP; the protein is encoded by the coding sequence ATGTCCCGCCGCACTCCAAAGACTACTCGACAGACGCAACCCCGTACGGAGAATGTCCAGGGTGCCTGGCTGCTGAAGGCCACTCTTGTCGTCGTTCTTGCCGCGGCTTTCTGCACTTACCTAACACTTTGCCTGCTGTTCTACCACGGTCAATGGCAGATTGTGCTTCATCCCGTACAGGAAAAGCCTCTTACTACCGATCAGGATCATCTCATTCGTTTCGCCCCTGACTCCTCTGCACAACCGCAGCTGGTCGGAGAGTGGCTGCCTGCGGCGGCGGGGAGTCGCTACGGACAGATCACGATCCTTTTTCTGCCTGGCGGAGATGGAAACCGAGCCAGTTTTTTCGGCACTCAGAAAGCACTACATGATCTTGGTCTGAATGTTTTTATCTTCGATTACCGCGGCTATGGTCAAAGCAAACAGGCCCATCCGAGCCAACAACTGATGGAAGAAGACAGCGAAGCGGCCTGGGACTATCTCACAGGAATTCATAAAATCGCGGCCAGTTCCATCCTTCCATACGGCGTAGGCGTAGGGGCTTCTCTGGCGGTTCGTTTGGCGGAGATCCATCCGGAGATTCCGGGAGTAATTCTGGACTCCCCCCATGCAGACCTTCGCGAGATCGTGCGCCACGATACACGCTGGAGGCTGTTGCCTGTGGGAATGCTCTTCCATGAGGATTTTCCTCTTGCTGAACCTTTGTCCAATCTCAGCAAGCCCAAGTTGTTGATCAGTGGCGAACGAGAAGAACCAAAGGCATTTCAAACGGCAGCAACTCCAAAGATTACGATTGCGCTTCCATCCAATAAGGGGGAGCTTTTCGACGATGCCATTCGCCGTTTTCTGGATCAGTATCTGGTGATATCTACTCCGGCACTCTCAGGCATCAAGGCTCCGTAG